The following coding sequences are from one Streptomyces angustmyceticus window:
- a CDS encoding PaaX family transcriptional regulator C-terminal domain-containing protein, producing MNDDDTGTPGRTGAAALALRPLTARSIVLSTLLGHHPPRLPARALVRVGELFGIAEGTVRVALSRMVAAGDLHQADGSYALTTRLLARQARQDESRAPRTRPWSGDWEIAVVATAEGRPPAERTALRQAMAELRLAELREGSWLRPANLDRPRPAVVTEQCTWLTGTPDGDPAALAARLWDLAAWARRADALTGALDRAATPSDRFTIAAAALRHLLADPLLPAALLPGDWPGDRLRRKYAEFETELRTLLRQYLADGETGRPGG from the coding sequence ATGAACGACGACGACACCGGCACTCCCGGCCGCACCGGGGCCGCCGCCCTCGCGCTGCGGCCGCTCACCGCACGCTCGATCGTGCTGAGCACCCTCCTCGGCCATCACCCGCCGCGGCTGCCCGCGCGCGCCCTGGTACGGGTCGGCGAGCTGTTCGGCATCGCCGAGGGCACTGTCCGGGTCGCGCTCTCCCGCATGGTGGCCGCCGGCGATCTGCACCAGGCCGACGGCTCGTACGCCCTCACCACCCGCCTCCTGGCGCGCCAGGCCCGGCAGGACGAGAGCCGCGCCCCGCGGACCCGGCCCTGGAGCGGGGACTGGGAGATCGCCGTGGTCGCCACGGCGGAGGGCAGGCCCCCCGCCGAGCGCACCGCACTGCGCCAGGCCATGGCCGAACTGCGGCTGGCCGAACTCCGTGAGGGCAGCTGGCTGCGCCCCGCCAACCTCGACCGGCCCCGGCCCGCCGTCGTCACCGAGCAGTGCACCTGGCTCACCGGCACCCCGGACGGCGACCCGGCCGCGCTCGCCGCCCGGCTGTGGGACCTGGCCGCCTGGGCGCGCCGTGCCGACGCCCTGACCGGCGCACTCGACCGCGCCGCCACCCCCTCCGACCGTTTCACCATCGCGGCGGCCGCACTCCGCCATCTCCTCGCCGACCCGCTGCTGCCCGCCGCGCTGCTGCCCGGCGACTGGCCCGGGGACCGACTGCGCCGGAAATACGCGGAGTTCGAGACCGAGCTGCGCACGCTGCTGCGGCAGTACCTGGCCGACGGGGAGACCGGCCGGCCGGGCGGGTGA
- a CDS encoding lipase maturation factor family protein — MAWFSDSGYWLGRLVFQRVLAVLYLVAFVAAARQFRALIGARGMLPVPEFVARVPFRAAPSVFHWRFSDRFFALWSWSGAVLAAAVAAGAADAVPLWAAMVLWAVLWAMYLSVVNVGQTWYSFGWESLLLEAGTLAVFLGNAAIAPPVPVMWLLRWLLFRVEFGAGLIKMRGDHCWRDLTCLYYHHETQPMPGPLSWFFHHLPGPLHRVEVAANHVAQLAVPVLLFTPQPIAGWAAVAMVVTQLWLVLSGNFAWLNWVTIALALSAAAPLWGGPAAPLPAPPVWFAVLALAATAGVLVLSYRPARNLLTRQQMMNTSYESLHLVNSYGAFGSITRVRREIVVEGTADAVTGPETTWLPYEFRGKPGDVRRLPRQYAPYHLRLDWLMWFAALSPAYARSWFVPFVVRLLENDRDTLRLLHRNPFPDLPPARIRARVFRYRFTTWRELRETRAWWHRTEEREFLAPVARSALRGRR, encoded by the coding sequence GTGGCATGGTTCTCGGATTCCGGTTACTGGCTGGGGCGGCTGGTCTTCCAGCGCGTGCTGGCCGTCCTCTACCTGGTCGCGTTCGTCGCGGCGGCCCGGCAGTTCCGGGCGCTCATCGGCGCGCGCGGCATGCTGCCGGTGCCCGAGTTCGTGGCGCGGGTGCCGTTCCGGGCGGCGCCCTCGGTCTTCCACTGGCGGTTCTCGGACCGCTTCTTCGCCCTCTGGTCGTGGAGCGGGGCGGTGCTGGCCGCGGCGGTCGCGGCGGGGGCCGCGGACGCCGTGCCGCTGTGGGCGGCGATGGTGCTGTGGGCCGTGCTGTGGGCGATGTACCTGTCCGTCGTGAACGTCGGACAGACCTGGTACAGCTTCGGCTGGGAGTCGCTGCTGCTGGAGGCGGGCACCCTCGCGGTGTTCCTCGGGAACGCCGCGATCGCTCCCCCGGTGCCGGTCATGTGGCTGCTGCGCTGGCTGCTGTTCCGGGTGGAGTTCGGGGCCGGGCTGATCAAGATGCGCGGCGACCACTGCTGGCGGGACCTGACCTGCCTGTACTACCACCACGAGACCCAGCCGATGCCGGGCCCGCTGAGCTGGTTCTTCCACCATCTTCCCGGGCCCCTCCACCGGGTCGAGGTGGCCGCCAACCACGTCGCCCAACTCGCCGTGCCCGTGCTGCTGTTCACCCCGCAGCCGATCGCCGGGTGGGCCGCGGTGGCCATGGTCGTCACCCAGCTGTGGCTGGTGCTGTCCGGCAACTTCGCCTGGCTGAACTGGGTGACCATCGCGCTCGCCCTGTCGGCCGCGGCCCCGCTGTGGGGCGGACCGGCCGCGCCGCTGCCCGCGCCCCCGGTGTGGTTCGCGGTCCTGGCCCTCGCCGCCACGGCCGGGGTCCTCGTCCTCAGCTACCGCCCCGCGCGCAATCTGCTGACCCGGCAGCAGATGATGAACACGTCCTACGAGTCACTGCATCTGGTCAATTCCTACGGCGCGTTCGGGAGTATTACGCGGGTGCGCCGGGAGATCGTCGTGGAGGGGACCGCGGACGCGGTGACCGGGCCGGAAACCACCTGGCTGCCCTACGAATTCCGTGGCAAGCCGGGCGATGTCCGGCGGCTGCCCCGGCAATACGCGCCGTATCACCTCCGGCTGGACTGGCTGATGTGGTTCGCCGCGCTGTCACCGGCCTATGCGCGCTCGTGGTTCGTGCCGTTCGTCGTGCGGCTGCTGGAGAACGACCGGGACACGCTGCGGCTGTTGCACCGCAATCCGTTTCCCGATCTGCCGCCGGCCCGGATCAGGGCGCGGGTGTTCCGTTATCGCTTCACGACCTGGCGGGAATTGCGGGAGACCCGGGCGTGGTGGCATCGCACCGAGGAGCGGGAGTTTCTGGCGCCGGTGGCGCGGTCAGCTCTGCGCGGAAGGCGATGA
- a CDS encoding acyl-CoA dehydrogenase family protein yields the protein MTVTHEVVNQAPPLTGFSAADEPALLEALVRDGAGWGTGEVTELGALAGSAAVQDQARWAEEQPPRLHTHDRFGHRVDEVAFHPAWHQLMTVAVEHGLHAAPWADDRPGAHLVRAAKFYVWSQAEAGHGCPISMTYAAVPALRAAPELAARYEPLLTARAYDFGLRAPLTKSGLIAGMSMTEKQGGSDVRANTTRAVPAGDGSYRLTGHKWFTSAPMSDVFLALAQTSEGLGCFLVPRVLPDGTLNGMRLMRLKDKLGNRSNASSEIEYDEAVAWPVGEPGRGVRTIVEMVNMTRLDCVLGSAAGMRAGLRQALHHTAHRHAFGRELDRQPLMRSVLADLAVESEAATLLGMRLASAVDRSQAGDAGETALRRLALAAGKYWVCKRGSTHAAEALECLGGNGYVEDSGMPRLYREAPLLSIWEGSGNVAALDVLRALGKEPTALEAFLAEVETAAGADRRLDAAVAGVRKMLGGLGDPERAQLMARSLAERLALVLQGSLLVRYSHPAVADAFCASRLDGEWGNAFGTLPAGADLAAILERSRPAAGSGA from the coding sequence ATGACCGTCACCCATGAAGTCGTGAATCAGGCCCCGCCGCTGACCGGGTTCAGCGCGGCGGACGAGCCGGCCCTGCTGGAGGCGCTGGTCCGGGACGGCGCCGGGTGGGGCACCGGGGAAGTGACGGAGCTGGGCGCGCTGGCCGGTTCCGCCGCGGTGCAGGACCAGGCGCGCTGGGCGGAGGAGCAGCCGCCCCGGCTGCACACCCACGACCGGTTCGGGCACCGCGTCGACGAGGTCGCCTTCCACCCGGCCTGGCACCAGCTGATGACCGTCGCGGTGGAGCACGGTCTGCACGCCGCGCCCTGGGCCGACGACCGCCCCGGGGCGCATCTGGTGCGCGCCGCGAAGTTCTACGTCTGGTCGCAGGCCGAGGCGGGGCACGGCTGCCCGATCTCGATGACGTACGCCGCCGTCCCCGCGCTGCGCGCCGCACCGGAACTCGCCGCGCGGTACGAGCCGTTGCTCACGGCCCGCGCCTACGACTTCGGACTCCGGGCGCCGCTCACCAAGTCGGGCCTGATCGCGGGCATGTCGATGACGGAGAAGCAGGGCGGCTCCGACGTACGGGCCAACACCACCCGCGCGGTGCCGGCCGGCGACGGCAGCTACCGCCTCACCGGCCACAAGTGGTTCACCTCGGCGCCGATGAGCGACGTCTTCCTGGCGCTGGCGCAGACCTCGGAGGGGCTCGGCTGCTTCCTGGTGCCGCGGGTGCTGCCGGACGGCACCCTCAACGGCATGCGGCTGATGCGGCTCAAGGACAAGCTGGGCAACCGCTCCAACGCTTCCTCCGAGATCGAGTACGACGAGGCGGTGGCCTGGCCGGTCGGCGAGCCGGGCCGCGGGGTGCGGACCATCGTCGAGATGGTGAACATGACCCGGCTGGACTGTGTGCTGGGGTCGGCGGCCGGGATGCGGGCGGGGCTGCGGCAGGCGCTGCACCACACCGCGCACCGGCACGCCTTCGGGCGGGAGCTGGACCGGCAGCCGCTGATGCGCTCGGTGCTCGCCGACCTGGCGGTCGAGTCGGAGGCGGCGACGCTGCTGGGGATGCGGCTGGCGAGCGCCGTGGACCGGTCGCAGGCCGGGGACGCCGGGGAGACGGCGCTGCGGCGGCTGGCGCTGGCGGCCGGGAAGTACTGGGTGTGCAAGCGGGGCAGCACCCACGCGGCGGAGGCGCTGGAGTGCCTGGGCGGCAACGGCTACGTCGAGGACTCCGGCATGCCGCGGCTCTACCGGGAGGCGCCGCTGCTGTCGATCTGGGAGGGCTCGGGGAACGTCGCCGCGCTCGATGTGCTGCGGGCGCTGGGCAAGGAGCCCACCGCGCTGGAGGCGTTCCTCGCGGAGGTGGAGACCGCGGCGGGCGCCGACCGCCGGCTGGACGCGGCGGTGGCCGGGGTCCGCAAGATGCTCGGCGGGCTCGGCGATCCGGAGCGGGCGCAGCTGATGGCGCGGTCGCTGGCGGAGCGGCTGGCGCTGGTGCTGCAGGGGTCGCTGCTGGTGCGCTACAGCCACCCGGCGGTCGCCGACGCGTTCTGCGCCTCGCGGCTCGACGGCGAGTGGGGCAACGCCTTCGGCACCCTGCCGGCCGGCGCGGACCTGGCCGCGATCCTGGAGCGCAGCCGCCCGGCGGCCGGGAGCGGGGCCTGA
- a CDS encoding lactonase family protein: protein MSAARTGPPTGPWIGRRRFLGVAAGLAAAGGAGQLTGDPAPAGRPAPEHRPPRDRPLFLGTYTSAPGGGTGVGFGTYDTMTGRITATGTVAGVADPSYLAVAPSGRTLYAVDEQQQGTVTALALSPDGPPRALGTRSTGGAGPCHLSVHPGGRWLLSANYLSGSVAVHPVDRATGALGERTDLVTHSHPPPGPGQDGPHAHQIVTAPDGRHVLAVDLGNDTVYTYRLDESAGTLTEVSYAALRPGAGPRHLTFHPSGAFAYLANEVDNTVVVCRYDRHSGRLTPGAPQSTGTGPGTSYPAQFLVTRGGRFAYLANRGHNSLTRYAVEASGARLRLLDTVPVGGDFPRQIAFSPDQRRLFAANQKSGSVTVFAVDARTGALRRAGEPFAAPVPVCVLPL, encoded by the coding sequence ATGAGCGCAGCACGTACCGGACCGCCGACCGGGCCGTGGATCGGCCGCAGACGCTTCCTCGGCGTCGCGGCGGGGCTGGCCGCGGCGGGCGGGGCGGGGCAGCTGACCGGGGACCCCGCACCCGCCGGCCGGCCCGCCCCTGAGCACCGCCCGCCCCGCGACCGGCCGCTCTTCCTGGGGACGTACACCTCGGCCCCGGGCGGCGGCACCGGCGTCGGCTTCGGGACGTACGACACCATGACCGGCCGGATCACCGCCACCGGCACCGTGGCGGGCGTCGCCGACCCCTCCTATCTGGCGGTGGCGCCGTCCGGCCGCACCCTCTACGCGGTCGACGAGCAGCAGCAGGGCACGGTGACCGCGCTGGCGCTGTCGCCGGACGGGCCGCCCAGGGCGCTGGGCACCCGCTCCACGGGCGGCGCCGGTCCCTGCCATCTGTCGGTGCACCCCGGGGGCCGCTGGCTGCTGAGCGCCAACTACCTCTCCGGCAGCGTGGCCGTGCATCCGGTCGACCGCGCCACCGGTGCCCTGGGCGAGCGCACGGACCTGGTCACCCACTCCCACCCGCCGCCCGGACCCGGCCAGGACGGCCCGCACGCCCACCAGATCGTCACCGCCCCGGACGGCCGCCATGTGCTGGCCGTCGACCTGGGCAACGACACCGTCTACACCTACCGGCTGGACGAGTCGGCCGGCACGCTCACCGAGGTGTCGTACGCGGCGCTGCGGCCCGGGGCCGGTCCCCGGCATCTGACGTTCCACCCGTCGGGCGCCTTCGCCTATCTGGCGAACGAGGTCGACAACACGGTCGTGGTCTGCCGCTACGACCGGCACAGCGGGCGGCTGACGCCCGGCGCTCCGCAGTCCACCGGGACCGGCCCCGGCACCAGCTATCCGGCACAGTTCCTGGTCACCCGCGGCGGCCGCTTCGCCTACCTCGCCAATCGTGGTCACAACAGCCTCACCCGCTACGCCGTGGAGGCGTCCGGGGCGCGGCTGCGGCTGCTGGACACCGTGCCGGTGGGCGGGGACTTCCCGCGGCAGATCGCCTTCTCGCCGGACCAGCGCCGGCTGTTCGCGGCGAACCAGAAGTCGGGGTCGGTGACGGTGTTCGCGGTGGACGCCCGCACCGGGGCGCTCCGGCGCGCGGGCGAGCCGTTCGCGGCGCCGGTCCCGGTGTGTGTCCTGCCGCTCTGA
- a CDS encoding tetratricopeptide repeat protein — protein MYGKAFAPEYQGELGTALGVNSSYEEVLATASRAHAEAGTPLERSRAALAVAEANRRLGRVTQAGDAWRESYRSGRSAGDRGAMAWALWSGGTLARQCGSLPLARRLLAHAVTLADGSGDRLAHGYSLAGLAETGRIQGDYEAVAELHEQLLAQGRAHGEARHMVWAMSGIAQMHRNTGGYDKALELFEESARIAEEADDFRGRAWSLRGVADVLSVQGETERALALLSEAEAICRTMDLASALAYNHKMRANVFYRAGRYESAREMYTLALGEFREMQEPRGEALSRLGLAKSRSRLGRDRDETLAELDSLEADFTRIGLRHARDMVIAFRAELTAPPAPETPAPRCDATTPGSPAIPARS, from the coding sequence ATGTACGGCAAGGCATTCGCCCCGGAATATCAGGGTGAGTTGGGCACGGCACTGGGCGTGAACTCCTCGTACGAGGAGGTGCTGGCGACGGCGAGCCGGGCGCACGCCGAGGCCGGCACACCCCTGGAGCGGTCCCGGGCCGCGCTCGCGGTCGCCGAGGCCAACCGGCGGCTCGGCCGGGTGACGCAGGCGGGCGACGCCTGGCGGGAGAGCTACCGCAGCGGCCGCAGCGCCGGAGACCGGGGCGCCATGGCCTGGGCGCTGTGGAGCGGCGGCACCCTGGCCCGCCAGTGCGGTTCCCTGCCGCTCGCCCGCCGGCTGCTCGCCCACGCCGTGACCCTCGCCGACGGCAGCGGCGACCGCCTCGCCCACGGCTACTCCCTCGCCGGCCTCGCCGAGACCGGCCGCATCCAGGGCGACTACGAAGCGGTCGCCGAACTCCACGAGCAGCTGCTCGCCCAGGGCCGGGCGCACGGCGAGGCCCGGCACATGGTCTGGGCGATGTCCGGCATAGCCCAGATGCACCGCAACACCGGCGGCTACGACAAGGCCCTGGAGCTGTTCGAGGAATCCGCCCGCATCGCCGAGGAGGCCGACGACTTCCGCGGGCGCGCCTGGTCGCTGCGCGGCGTCGCCGACGTCCTGTCCGTACAGGGCGAGACGGAGCGGGCGCTCGCCCTGCTGTCCGAGGCGGAGGCCATCTGCCGCACCATGGACCTGGCCAGCGCGCTCGCCTACAACCACAAGATGCGCGCCAACGTCTTCTACCGCGCGGGCCGTTACGAGTCGGCGCGCGAGATGTACACCCTCGCGCTGGGGGAGTTCCGCGAGATGCAGGAGCCCCGCGGGGAGGCGCTCTCCCGGCTCGGCCTGGCCAAGTCCCGCTCCCGCCTCGGCCGCGACCGGGACGAGACGCTGGCCGAACTCGACTCGCTGGAAGCCGACTTCACCCGCATCGGGCTGCGCCACGCCCGCGACATGGTCATCGCCTTCCGCGCAGAGCTGACCGCGCCACCGGCGCCAGAAACTCCCGCTCCTCGGTGCGATGCCACCACGCCCGGGTCTCCCGCAATTCCCGCCAGGTCGTGA
- a CDS encoding amino acid permease codes for MSTGTVRDDGTTRTGAATGPAGLRQGLQRRHMQLIALGGVIGAGLFVGSGVVIRSTGPAAVLSFLAAGVLTVLIMRMLAEMTVARPALGSFYAHVRETLGLRAGFTVGWLYWYFFVIVVAVEAVAGGRIVQLWLPGAPLWAVSLVLMTLLTATNLVSARSYGEFEYWFSTVKVLAIVVFLFLGALFVLGLWPHSPGGLGNLTAHGGFAPEGVGAVLAAVVPCIGFFTGAEIVTIAAAESAEPERAVADAIRSIVLRVVAFYVLSVFLVVAVVPWTSRAIEVSPYAAVLDRLAVPAAGTVMNALVLIAVLSCLNSALYTSSRMLFALTRHGDAPRGFTAVSASGVPRRALLAGTSVGYLSVVAAWISPDVVFEFLINSYGAIALFVYLAIAVAQVRMRRKLERTEPERLTLRMWLFPWLSWVTVALMASVIGAMAFLPDSRAQFWLSLLTVAVVLAGYEVRRRKGPAAAPRTPDGAGA; via the coding sequence ATGAGCACGGGAACGGTACGGGACGACGGCACGACACGGACCGGGGCGGCGACCGGGCCGGCCGGTCTGCGGCAGGGGCTGCAACGCCGCCATATGCAGTTGATCGCGCTGGGCGGGGTCATCGGGGCCGGGCTGTTCGTCGGCAGCGGGGTGGTCATCCGGTCCACGGGGCCGGCCGCCGTGCTGTCCTTCCTGGCGGCCGGCGTGCTGACCGTACTGATCATGCGGATGCTGGCCGAGATGACGGTCGCCCGCCCGGCGCTGGGCTCCTTCTACGCCCACGTCCGCGAGACCCTGGGGCTCCGGGCGGGGTTCACGGTCGGCTGGCTGTACTGGTACTTCTTCGTGATCGTGGTCGCCGTCGAGGCGGTGGCCGGCGGCCGGATCGTCCAGCTGTGGCTGCCCGGCGCCCCGTTGTGGGCGGTCAGCCTGGTGCTGATGACCTTGCTGACCGCGACCAACCTGGTCTCGGCCCGCTCCTACGGCGAGTTCGAGTACTGGTTCTCGACCGTCAAGGTCCTGGCGATCGTGGTGTTCCTCTTCCTCGGCGCCCTGTTCGTGCTGGGCCTGTGGCCGCACTCCCCCGGCGGGCTGGGCAATCTGACCGCGCACGGCGGGTTCGCGCCCGAGGGCGTCGGCGCGGTGCTGGCGGCCGTCGTGCCCTGCATCGGGTTCTTCACCGGCGCGGAGATCGTGACCATCGCGGCCGCCGAGTCGGCCGAGCCGGAGCGGGCGGTGGCGGACGCGATCCGTTCGATCGTGCTGCGGGTGGTGGCCTTCTACGTGCTGTCGGTCTTCCTCGTCGTCGCGGTGGTGCCGTGGACGTCGAGGGCGATCGAGGTGAGTCCGTACGCGGCGGTGCTGGACCGGCTCGCGGTGCCCGCGGCCGGCACGGTCATGAACGCCCTGGTGCTGATCGCCGTGCTCTCCTGCCTGAACTCCGCGCTCTACACGTCCTCCCGGATGCTGTTCGCGCTCACCCGGCACGGGGACGCGCCCCGCGGCTTCACCGCGGTCAGCGCGAGCGGGGTGCCGCGCCGGGCGCTGCTGGCCGGGACCTCGGTCGGCTACCTGTCGGTCGTCGCGGCCTGGATCTCGCCCGACGTCGTCTTCGAGTTCCTGATCAACTCCTATGGTGCGATCGCCCTGTTCGTCTATCTGGCGATCGCCGTCGCGCAGGTGCGGATGCGGCGGAAGCTGGAGCGCACCGAGCCGGAGCGGCTGACGCTGAGGATGTGGCTGTTCCCGTGGCTGAGCTGGGTGACGGTGGCGCTGATGGCGTCGGTGATCGGGGCGATGGCGTTCCTGCCGGACAGCCGCGCGCAGTTCTGGCTGAGCCTGCTGACGGTGGCCGTGGTGCTGGCCGGGTACGAGGTGCGGCGCCGGAAGGGTCCGGCCGCCGCGCCGCGGACGCCGGACGGGGCGGGGGCGTGA
- a CDS encoding crotonase/enoyl-CoA hydratase family protein: MSVRVERAGPVTTVVLSRPASRNAVDGATADQLADAFREFDADDGARVAVLWGEGGTFCSGADLKAIGTERGNRVAPDGDGPMGPTRMRLGKPVIAAVAGHAVAGGLELALWCDLRVAEEDAVFGVFCRRWGVPLIDGGTVRLPRLIGASRAMDLVLTGRPVPAAEALDIGLVHRVVPAGTARAEAERLAAEIARFPQACLRSDRASLLDQEGRDERSALAAELRHGQGVLAESREGAARFAAGAGRHGAPDGGPDAP; the protein is encoded by the coding sequence ATGTCCGTACGGGTGGAGCGCGCCGGGCCGGTGACGACGGTGGTGCTGTCCCGGCCGGCGTCGCGCAACGCGGTGGACGGCGCGACGGCCGACCAACTCGCCGATGCCTTCCGGGAGTTCGACGCCGACGACGGTGCCAGGGTCGCGGTGCTGTGGGGCGAGGGCGGGACGTTCTGCTCCGGCGCCGACCTGAAGGCGATCGGCACCGAGCGCGGCAACCGGGTGGCGCCGGACGGGGACGGGCCGATGGGGCCGACCCGGATGCGGCTCGGCAAGCCGGTGATCGCGGCGGTCGCCGGCCATGCGGTGGCCGGCGGTCTGGAGCTGGCGCTGTGGTGCGACCTCCGGGTGGCGGAGGAGGACGCCGTCTTCGGGGTGTTCTGCCGGCGCTGGGGGGTGCCGCTGATCGACGGCGGTACGGTCCGGCTGCCGCGGCTGATCGGCGCGAGCCGGGCCATGGACCTGGTACTGACGGGGCGTCCGGTCCCGGCCGCCGAGGCGCTGGACATCGGCCTCGTGCACCGTGTGGTGCCGGCCGGGACGGCTCGTGCGGAGGCCGAGCGGCTGGCGGCGGAGATCGCCCGCTTCCCGCAGGCGTGCCTGCGCAGCGACCGCGCCTCCCTGCTGGACCAGGAGGGCAGGGACGAGCGGTCGGCGCTTGCCGCGGAGCTCCGGCACGGCCAGGGAGTGCTGGCCGAGTCGAGGGAGGGCGCGGCCCGGTTCGCCGCGGGAGCGGGACGGCACGGAGCGCCGGACGGTGGCCCGGACGCCCCTTAG
- a CDS encoding alpha-L-fucosidase, producing the protein MHSRTRPFRLLGLVGVLGTLLLAAGGPVAAAKPPPRPAAGPGTNHAIDDPFTSPRTSWWRQGRFGMFIHFGAYSNLEGEYTRPDGTVCRNAEWIKRECRIPDEEYEKQAAAFNPSAFDAEAIVRAAKDAGQRYLVITAKHHDGYAMWPTRQNTWNLRDHSSFDPHRDILAELKKAADAAGIKLGFYYSIWDWHDPDFAGPATFPRYKKRMYAQLKELVEHYDPALLWFDGEWDTDNPANRWSRRDGADLQAYLHGLDPRLIVNNRVGKRDVVDGDFGTPEQEIPAEPVDGQLWESCMTLNDHWGFARYDTNWKPAATVVRNLLQVASRGGNYLLNVGPDKYGRIPQASVDRLRETGGWLAAHGQGDAVHGAGYTGLVAAPSWGTVSRRGDALYAAVTSWPAAGTPLHLTAKGRFEITAARVLGSSQQVKAARAGDGFDLTPSGGAPDPLAGVIKLTIEPPAAAPAGTGTGLTARSWANDSFSGPPAVTAVDPTVNKVYRFDGSPHPSIPADHFSTRWTGTVQPRFDETYTFTTVSDDTVRLWIDGKPLIDNATPHGPTVDKGTVTLRAGHRHSIRIDYTERTGEAHLKLLWSSPSQSQQIVPRQQLYAE; encoded by the coding sequence ATGCACAGCCGCACCAGACCGTTCCGGCTGCTGGGACTCGTGGGGGTGCTGGGCACCCTGCTGCTGGCCGCCGGTGGCCCCGTGGCCGCCGCGAAGCCCCCGCCGCGGCCCGCCGCGGGACCCGGAACCAACCACGCCATCGACGATCCGTTCACCTCGCCGCGCACCTCGTGGTGGCGTCAGGGCCGGTTCGGGATGTTCATCCACTTCGGCGCGTACTCGAACCTGGAGGGCGAGTACACCCGGCCCGACGGCACGGTGTGCCGCAACGCGGAGTGGATCAAGCGCGAGTGCCGGATCCCGGACGAGGAGTACGAGAAGCAGGCCGCCGCCTTCAACCCGTCCGCCTTCGACGCCGAGGCGATCGTCCGGGCCGCCAAGGACGCCGGCCAGCGCTATCTCGTCATCACGGCCAAGCACCACGACGGCTATGCGATGTGGCCGACCCGGCAGAACACCTGGAACCTGCGCGACCACTCCTCCTTCGACCCGCACCGCGACATCCTCGCCGAGCTGAAGAAGGCCGCCGACGCCGCCGGGATCAAGCTCGGCTTCTACTACTCGATCTGGGACTGGCACGACCCGGACTTCGCCGGCCCGGCGACCTTCCCGCGCTACAAGAAGCGGATGTACGCGCAGCTCAAGGAGCTCGTCGAGCACTACGACCCGGCGCTGTTGTGGTTCGACGGGGAGTGGGACACGGACAACCCCGCCAACCGCTGGTCCCGCCGGGACGGCGCCGACCTCCAGGCGTATCTGCACGGCCTCGACCCCCGCCTGATCGTCAACAACCGGGTCGGCAAGCGCGACGTGGTCGATGGCGACTTCGGCACGCCGGAGCAGGAGATCCCGGCGGAGCCGGTCGACGGGCAGCTGTGGGAGAGCTGTATGACGCTCAACGACCACTGGGGCTTCGCCCGGTACGACACGAACTGGAAGCCGGCGGCGACGGTGGTGCGCAACCTGCTCCAGGTGGCGAGCCGCGGCGGCAACTACCTGCTCAACGTGGGCCCCGACAAGTACGGGCGCATCCCGCAGGCGTCCGTCGACCGGCTGCGGGAGACCGGCGGGTGGCTGGCCGCGCACGGCCAGGGCGACGCGGTCCACGGGGCCGGGTACACGGGGCTGGTGGCGGCCCCGTCCTGGGGGACGGTCTCCCGGCGGGGCGACGCGCTGTACGCCGCGGTCACCTCCTGGCCGGCCGCCGGCACGCCCCTGCACCTCACCGCCAAGGGCCGGTTCGAGATCACCGCGGCCCGGGTGCTGGGCAGCTCCCAGCAGGTGAAGGCCGCCCGCGCCGGTGACGGCTTCGACCTCACCCCGTCCGGCGGCGCCCCCGATCCGCTCGCCGGCGTCATCAAGCTCACCATCGAGCCGCCCGCCGCGGCCCCCGCCGGCACCGGCACCGGGCTGACGGCCCGGAGCTGGGCGAACGACTCCTTCAGCGGGCCGCCCGCGGTGACGGCCGTCGATCCGACGGTGAACAAGGTCTACCGCTTCGACGGATCACCGCACCCGTCGATCCCCGCCGACCACTTCAGCACCCGCTGGACCGGCACCGTCCAGCCGCGCTTCGACGAGACGTACACCTTCACCACCGTCTCCGACGACACCGTGCGGCTGTGGATCGACGGCAAGCCGTTGATCGACAACGCCACCCCGCACGGCCCCACGGTCGACAAGGGGACCGTCACCCTACGGGCCGGACACCGGCACAGCATCCGGATCGACTACACGGAGCGGACCGGCGAGGCGCATCTGAAGCTGCTCTGGTCCAGCCCGAGCCAGTCCCAGCAGATCGTGCCGAGGCAGCAGCTCTACGCCGAGTGA
- a CDS encoding DUF1990 family protein, which translates to MSDLNYPERGGTRHAPLPAGYHHLHEELPLGHGRAVLAAAGEAISTFRMHRAAGTRIRAGAPRAAPGVDVEVSLGLGPLRLRAPCTVVWTVDEADRVGFGYGAREGHPECGEEAFVAELRGDGSVWFTVTAFSRPARALTRLAGPLVPVFQRQYVRHLGRTLRRLANPR; encoded by the coding sequence ATGAGCGACCTGAACTACCCCGAGCGGGGCGGCACTCGGCACGCCCCGCTGCCGGCCGGCTACCACCACCTCCACGAGGAGCTGCCGCTCGGCCACGGCCGGGCGGTGCTGGCCGCGGCCGGCGAGGCGATCAGCACCTTCCGGATGCACCGCGCGGCCGGCACCCGCATCCGGGCCGGCGCGCCGCGGGCCGCCCCGGGCGTGGACGTCGAGGTCTCGCTGGGCCTCGGCCCGCTGCGACTGCGGGCGCCGTGCACCGTGGTGTGGACCGTGGACGAGGCGGACCGCGTCGGCTTCGGCTACGGGGCCCGGGAGGGCCATCCCGAGTGCGGCGAGGAGGCGTTCGTCGCCGAGCTGCGCGGTGACGGCTCGGTGTGGTTCACCGTGACCGCCTTCAGCCGCCCCGCCCGTGCGCTCACCCGCCTGGCCGGCCCGCTGGTCCCCGTCTTCCAGCGCCAGTACGTCCGCCATCTCGGCCGCACGCTCCGCCGCCTCGCGAACCCCCGGTGA